One genomic segment of Pseudonocardia sp. T1-2H includes these proteins:
- a CDS encoding sensor histidine kinase translates to MPRPALPRFVRHAGLTAEVLAYVLWLLVDGVATLGVDRGWPSLATPVVGALIAAVVLLRRRDDVDVLRVAALAYGLSVLITLGSLVAGVPSMALTEQLALAVVTVAALRRAGDRTALAVCGAAVIALVGSAAFRADLGTARSAFTMLSALGWGATIAVGLVIRENEARRRNQLADARSAERMDLARELHDVVAHQVTGIVVAAQAAAVVARTSPEEVDKALLAIENAGGEALTAMRRMVGVLRGQEEGARTPGADLADVTEMVRRFDPEARLVRLETDPGLEHAVLPAGVAATGFRVVQEALTNVRRHAPTASAVEIEIRIRDEMLVVGVRNDGVRTGAPGAIGGESGFGLAGMSERVAALDGTLHAGPTGPGIWAVTARLPLTGGVA, encoded by the coding sequence GTGCCCCGCCCCGCCCTCCCCCGGTTCGTCCGGCACGCCGGACTCACGGCCGAGGTGCTGGCCTACGTGTTGTGGCTGCTCGTCGATGGTGTCGCCACCCTCGGTGTCGACCGGGGCTGGCCGAGCCTCGCGACCCCGGTCGTCGGCGCCCTGATCGCGGCGGTCGTGCTGCTGCGCCGGCGCGACGACGTGGACGTCCTGCGGGTCGCCGCGCTCGCCTACGGGCTCTCGGTGCTGATCACGCTGGGGTCCCTGGTGGCCGGCGTGCCCTCGATGGCGCTCACCGAACAGCTCGCGCTGGCCGTCGTCACCGTCGCCGCGCTGCGCCGCGCCGGGGACCGCACGGCGCTGGCCGTGTGCGGCGCGGCGGTGATCGCCCTCGTCGGCTCGGCCGCGTTCCGGGCGGACCTCGGCACCGCCCGGAGCGCGTTCACGATGCTCTCCGCGCTCGGCTGGGGCGCGACGATCGCGGTCGGCCTGGTGATCCGCGAGAACGAGGCCCGGCGCCGGAACCAGCTGGCGGACGCCCGGTCCGCCGAGCGGATGGACCTGGCCCGGGAGCTGCACGACGTCGTCGCCCACCAGGTCACCGGCATCGTCGTGGCCGCCCAGGCCGCGGCCGTCGTCGCCCGGACGTCGCCGGAGGAGGTCGACAAGGCGCTGCTCGCGATCGAGAACGCCGGCGGCGAGGCGCTCACGGCGATGCGCCGGATGGTCGGGGTGCTGCGCGGGCAGGAGGAGGGCGCGCGGACGCCCGGAGCCGACCTCGCCGACGTCACGGAGATGGTGCGCCGCTTCGACCCCGAAGCCCGGCTCGTCCGGCTGGAGACCGATCCCGGGCTCGAGCACGCGGTGCTGCCGGCGGGGGTGGCCGCGACCGGGTTCCGGGTGGTGCAGGAGGCTCTGACCAATGTTCGGCGGCACGCCCCCACGGCGTCGGCCGTCGAGATCGAGATCCGGATCCGGGACGAGATGCTGGTGGTGGGAGTGCGCAACGACGGCGTGCGGACGGGGGCTCCGGGGGCGATCGGCGGTGAGAGCGGCTTCGGG